In a genomic window of Paracoccaceae bacterium:
- a CDS encoding efflux RND transporter periplasmic adaptor subunit: MSTIVPTKPLWRRILRQGVTLVCTLLVVGLAVGLIITAQSGLAQRAAEVIAPQETLPMQVATAQLRLENGYKVTRRFPGQIEAAQRTTMAFEQGGTLALLAVDEGDTLAAGALIARLDTRLISAEHTRLTAVRRALEAQAELARRTTERQTELKDRGFASKQAVDNVALRLTELEARIAEIDASLVSITLQLEKSELRAPFEATVSTRLVDTGGAVGAGQAILSLVETDGQQFRVGLTPGMVTALSEQTEFQVIFDGDAFELAFDSILPELDSATRTRTVLFNIAGDDLPPLRDTGMLVMKQHVVERGAWVPLGALQDAPRGLWRLMTVKDSTPATVQNEAVEVLFSDGERAYVRGTFVEGTRYITDGPHRVVKGQSIRILDETS, encoded by the coding sequence ATGTCGACTATCGTTCCGACCAAACCCCTTTGGCGTCGCATCTTACGACAAGGCGTGACGCTCGTCTGCACCCTTTTGGTGGTCGGGCTTGCCGTCGGGCTGATCATCACGGCCCAAAGCGGGCTTGCTCAGCGCGCCGCAGAAGTAATTGCGCCGCAAGAGACGCTCCCGATGCAGGTTGCAACCGCCCAGTTGAGACTCGAGAACGGATACAAGGTCACGCGCCGGTTCCCGGGCCAGATCGAGGCGGCGCAGCGGACTACCATGGCCTTTGAACAGGGCGGAACGCTTGCCCTGCTGGCGGTAGATGAAGGCGACACTCTTGCAGCCGGAGCCCTGATTGCGCGTCTGGATACCCGCCTGATCAGCGCTGAACACACCCGGCTGACAGCGGTCCGGCGCGCACTTGAAGCTCAGGCGGAACTTGCCCGGCGCACAACTGAGAGACAAACCGAACTCAAGGACCGCGGCTTTGCTTCAAAGCAAGCCGTGGACAATGTCGCGTTGCGCCTTACCGAACTCGAAGCCCGCATCGCGGAAATAGACGCGAGCCTTGTATCCATCACATTGCAATTGGAAAAATCTGAACTGCGTGCGCCTTTTGAGGCCACGGTGTCGACACGTCTGGTGGATACAGGTGGCGCAGTAGGCGCGGGACAGGCGATACTGTCCCTTGTTGAAACCGATGGGCAGCAATTTCGCGTCGGGCTGACCCCGGGCATGGTCACCGCGCTGTCAGAGCAAACCGAATTCCAGGTCATTTTTGACGGAGACGCATTTGAGCTGGCATTCGATTCGATCCTGCCAGAACTGGATAGCGCGACCCGAACGCGCACTGTACTGTTCAATATCGCCGGGGATGACCTTCCGCCGCTGCGAGACACTGGCATGCTTGTGATGAAACAACATGTGGTGGAACGCGGCGCCTGGGTGCCACTCGGAGCACTCCAGGATGCCCCGCGAGGTTTGTGGCGCTTGATGACAGTCAAGGACAGTACCCCTGCGACCGTGCAGAACGAGGCCGTAGAAGTGTTGTTTTCGGATGGCGAGCGGGCCTATGTGCGCGGCACTTTTGTTGAAGGCACACGTTATATCACCGATGGTCCGCACCGGGTCGTCAAGGGTCAGAGTATACGCATTCTGGATGAGACAAGCTGA